The following coding sequences lie in one Pseudomonas syringae CC1557 genomic window:
- a CDS encoding CNNM domain-containing protein, with amino-acid sequence MDNLPIGPLLGVLALLILWASLLTAVEAAHHQLKTIRAASRPEKAAALPDLAFNLNSLILVNTLINVLITVIATLIAANYWFYNGPTVAWLGTVSVMLVFAEYVPRRLASRHPVATLMLGNGVLRIPMKIVWPLAFVFNLIAKTLLRPFLSRHVPQQDEAFEDDAQKPVRKEVVQEHNPRSNVLSGIRALDSITVNDILIPRNEVDGVNLDDSIELIIERLIISRHTRLPVYHNDINQVQGVINTRDISHLLPKATLTKEQLLAVCYEPYFVPESTPLQLQLLNFHKQQRRLGVVVDEYGEVLGIVTLEDILEEIVGEFENEQKLDNPHVKRQEDGRLEVEGAASIRELNKSLGWHLPCDGPKTLNGLVTEALETIPEAAVCLKIGPYRLEILETEENRVTRVAMWHNTLVQTFK; translated from the coding sequence ATGGATAATCTGCCCATTGGCCCACTGCTTGGCGTCCTCGCCCTGCTGATTCTCTGGGCCAGCCTGCTGACCGCTGTCGAGGCCGCCCACCACCAGCTCAAAACGATTCGCGCCGCCAGTCGCCCCGAAAAGGCCGCTGCGCTGCCTGACCTGGCGTTCAACCTGAACAGCCTGATTCTGGTCAATACCCTGATCAATGTGCTGATCACCGTGATCGCCACACTGATCGCTGCCAACTACTGGTTCTATAACGGGCCGACCGTGGCGTGGCTGGGCACTGTGAGCGTCATGCTGGTGTTCGCCGAATATGTCCCGCGCCGACTTGCAAGCCGCCATCCCGTCGCCACGCTGATGCTGGGTAACGGGGTGCTGCGTATCCCGATGAAGATCGTCTGGCCGCTGGCCTTCGTTTTCAATTTGATCGCCAAGACCCTGCTGCGCCCCTTCCTCTCGCGCCATGTACCGCAACAGGATGAAGCCTTCGAAGATGACGCGCAGAAGCCCGTCAGAAAGGAGGTCGTGCAGGAACACAACCCACGCAGCAACGTGCTGTCGGGCATAAGGGCGCTGGACAGCATCACCGTCAATGACATCCTGATCCCGCGTAACGAAGTCGACGGTGTAAATCTTGACGATTCCATTGAGCTGATCATCGAGCGCCTGATCATTTCCCGCCACACTCGCCTGCCGGTCTATCACAACGATATCAATCAGGTGCAAGGCGTTATCAATACCCGGGACATCAGCCATCTGCTGCCCAAGGCGACCCTCACCAAAGAGCAGTTGCTGGCGGTTTGCTACGAGCCTTATTTCGTACCGGAAAGCACTCCACTGCAACTGCAACTGCTGAATTTCCACAAGCAGCAGCGGCGTCTGGGTGTCGTGGTGGACGAATACGGTGAGGTGCTGGGTATCGTTACCCTGGAAGACATTCTCGAAGAAATTGTCGGTGAGTTCGAAAACGAGCAGAAACTCGACAACCCTCATGTCAAACGCCAGGAAGACGGCCGTCTTGAAGTGGAAGGTGCCGCCTCTATTCGCGAGCTGAACAAGAGCCTTGGCTGGCACCTGCCATGCGACGGACCGAAGACCCTCAATGGTCTGGTCACCGAAGCGCTGGAGACCATCCCTGAAGCTGCGGTCTGCCTGAAAATCGGGCCTTATCGGCTGGAGATTCTGGAGACCGAGGAAAACCGCGTCACGCGTGTCGCCATGTGGCACAACACGCTGGTCCAGACGTTTAAATAG
- a CDS encoding cytochrome C assembly family protein, translating to MFPLPPSLLPSLAAAIIYAAATVYQGLRLSQTAKPDKRLLCLLGALAVMAHAIGLYSQLARPAGLGLDFFNSASLIAASVIAVTLIATSRIPVENLLVLLFPLGMVTVLLAQFAPSGTVQPIQEEPGILSHILLSLLAYGMFTIAAFQALLLLLQDYRLKHKHPSGLIKNFPPLQTMESLLFGFLWAGWILLSLSLISGWLFVENLFAQHLAHKTLLACLAWVVFSVLLWGRNRLGWRGHKAIRWTLGGFCLLMLAYFGSKLVREFILHI from the coding sequence ATGTTCCCTTTGCCACCCAGCCTGCTCCCCAGCCTCGCCGCCGCCATCATTTATGCCGCTGCGACCGTCTATCAGGGCCTGCGCCTGAGCCAGACCGCCAAGCCCGACAAACGGCTGCTTTGCCTGCTCGGCGCGCTGGCCGTCATGGCTCACGCCATCGGTCTTTATTCCCAGTTGGCGCGCCCTGCCGGCCTCGGCCTGGACTTTTTCAACTCAGCCAGCCTGATCGCCGCGTCGGTGATTGCCGTGACCCTGATCGCCACCTCGCGCATCCCGGTGGAAAACCTGCTGGTCCTGCTGTTCCCGCTCGGCATGGTCACCGTGCTACTGGCGCAGTTCGCCCCTAGCGGGACGGTACAGCCGATTCAGGAAGAGCCGGGCATCCTCAGCCACATTCTCTTGTCGCTGCTGGCTTACGGCATGTTCACCATTGCCGCATTTCAGGCCCTGCTGTTGCTGTTGCAGGATTACCGGCTCAAGCACAAGCACCCTTCCGGACTGATCAAGAACTTCCCGCCATTGCAAACCATGGAGAGCCTGCTGTTCGGCTTCCTCTGGGCGGGCTGGATACTGCTGTCGCTGTCGCTGATCTCCGGCTGGCTGTTCGTTGAAAACCTGTTTGCCCAGCATCTGGCGCACAAGACCCTGCTCGCCTGTCTGGCGTGGGTAGTCTTCAGCGTGTTGCTGTGGGGACGCAATCGTCTCGGCTGGCGCGGGCACAAGGCCATTCGCTGGACGCTGGGCGGTTTCTGCCTGCTGATGCTGGCCTACTTCGGCAGCAAGCTGGTCCGTGAATTCATTCTGCACATCTGA